The Arvicola amphibius chromosome 11, mArvAmp1.2, whole genome shotgun sequence genome has a segment encoding these proteins:
- the Ppp3r2 gene encoding calcineurin subunit B type 2, giving the protein MGNEASYHSQMGNNFDHDEIRKLWKSFRKMDLDKSGSLSIEEFMSLPELQQNPLVSRVIDIFDTDGNGEVDFHEFIQGTSQFSVKGNEEEKLRFAFRIYDMDKDGYISNGELFQVLKMMVGNNLKDWQLQQLVDKTILVHDQDGDGRISFPEFCDVVRNMEIHKKLVVFV; this is encoded by the coding sequence ATGGGAAACGAGGCCAGCTACCATTCCCAGATGGGCAACAACTTCGACCACGATGAGATTAGAAAGCTGTGGAAAAGCTTCAGGAAGATGGACTTGGACAAATCGGGGTCCCTAAGCATCGAAGAGTTTATGTCACTGCCTGAGCTGCAGCAGAACCCACTGGTGAGTCGAGTGATCGACATCTTCGACACGGATGGCAACGGGGAAGTGGACTTCCACGAGTTCATCCAGGGCACCTCGCAGTTCAGCGTCAAGGGCAACGAAGAGGAGAAGCTAAGGTTCGCCTTCCGCATCTATGACATGGACAAAGATGGCTACATCTCCAACGGGGAGCTCTTCCAGGTGCTGAAGATGATGGTGGGGAACAACCTCAAGGActggcagctgcagcagctggtgGACAAAACCATCTTGGTCCATGATCAGGACGGCGATGGCCGGATCTCCTTTCCGGAGTTCTGTGATGTGGTCAGAAATATGGAGATACACAAGAAGTTGGTCGTGTTTGTGtga